A window of the Gloeothece verrucosa PCC 7822 genome harbors these coding sequences:
- a CDS encoding Calx-beta domain-containing protein — translation MANIITGTSNNDTLTGTLNDDFISGGSGNDVINALGGDDILDGGVGNDSLSGGDGNDTLQPGLGDDTVDGGTGTDSITVDYTNASFSYLGYDNLGISNDSSGIYGSYYAKYYGIQRLLRYSNIEQFNITGTAQNDNLTSLVGQYILKGGAGNDTLSGKAGDSIYGETGNDSVTGQMGSFLDGGEGTDTLNLDLATTTINWALNLSLTNNQLSGDSNTQVKNFENIGTITTGSGSDSFTLTGAALVNNGSVNGGTGTDSLTVDYTNASFSYIGYDNLGISNDSSGIYGSYYAKYYGIQRLLRYSNIEQFNITGTAQNDNLTSLVGQYTLNGGGGNDTLSGKTGDYLDGGTGTDLLNLDLGSTTTNWSLNWGLANNQLSGDSNTQVKNFENIGTITTGSGSDSFTLTGAALVSNGSVNGGTGTDSITVDYTNASFTYLGYENLGISNDSSGIYGSYYGKYYGTGQKLLRYSNIEQFNITGTSQNDNLTSLVGQYILNGGGGNDTLSGKTGDYLDGGTGTDLLNLDLGSTTTNWSLNWGLANNQLSGDSNTQVKNFESIGTITTGSGSDSFTLTGAALVSNGSVNGGTGTDSITVDYTNASFTYLGYENLGISNDSSGIYGSYYGKYYGTGQKLLRYSNIEQFNITGTSQNDNLTSLVGQYILNGGGGNDTLSGKTGDYLDGGTGTDLLNLDLGSTTTNWSLNWGLANNQLSGDSNTQVKNFESIGTITTGSGNDSFTLTGAALVSNGSVNGGTGTDSITVDYTNASFTYLGYENLGISNDSSGIYGSYYGKYYGTGQKLLRYSNIEQFNITGTSSNDNLTGFDNADTIIGGTGNDTLKGGAGNDVIIGVNPYTATPGLNEIDIIDGGAGSDTIILGNNTQYFYDDNSTTSSGTGNYARIQNFNKTEDFIQLYGSKTNYRLAASPINGITGTAIYRVKTLPEPDELIAIIEGVAVADLNLNSSYFVQTIDEIAFSAANFRTGEDGTTNAVVTLTRTLGNRGQVNVTLNLNDGTATAGLDYNNTPIQAVFAEGESQKTVLIPITDDTLYEGNETINLSFTITSSPSGTTTGTIGTATLTIVEEPVINFSVVNYTVDEGGTIQVTVNRTGSTDGEVGATLSLSDGTATSPGDYDNTPINITFAPGETTKNITLTIPDDFLESEFEFLETVNLSLSNPTGNATIGTQNTATLVISPNLTLNGVAKLTTGVNGISPVLRLTDNLSQSGGAFVTNPISLADDVSFSTFFEFQISNPQGVSDLDGQGADGLVFVIQTIANNVGGGGGGIGYEGINKSLGIEFDTFNNGGIDDNSGNHVGINLNGNIDSVALQPIPTRLNNGNVWRAWVDYNGSTNILEVRLAQTNQRPVDPLLTYSVDLLTVLGQKNAFIGFTSGTGAASGIHDILDWKFNTSYNPIGSGILAFSNSEFSVNEDGSAIVAVRGCL, via the coding sequence ATGGCAAACATTATCACCGGAACTTCTAATAACGATACTTTAACAGGCACTTTGAACGATGATTTTATTAGCGGAGGGAGTGGTAATGATGTCATTAATGCTCTGGGAGGGGATGATATTTTAGATGGAGGGGTGGGAAATGATAGCCTCAGTGGTGGTGATGGAAATGATACTCTACAACCGGGTTTAGGAGATGATACTGTTGATGGAGGAACGGGGACAGATAGTATAACAGTTGACTACACCAATGCTTCTTTTAGTTATTTAGGATATGACAATCTCGGTATTAGCAATGATAGTTCAGGCATCTATGGTAGTTACTATGCTAAATACTATGGAATACAAAGATTACTACGCTACAGTAATATTGAGCAATTCAACATTACCGGAACCGCTCAAAATGACAACCTGACAAGTTTAGTGGGTCAGTATATTTTAAAAGGAGGAGCCGGAAATGATACTTTAAGTGGAAAAGCAGGTGACTCAATTTATGGAGAAACCGGCAATGACAGTGTAACTGGGCAAATGGGCAGTTTTCTCGATGGAGGAGAAGGAACAGATACACTTAATCTCGATTTAGCTACGACAACAATAAATTGGGCTTTAAACTTGAGCTTGACTAATAATCAGTTAAGCGGAGATAGCAATACTCAAGTTAAGAATTTTGAAAATATCGGCACGATAACAACTGGTAGTGGTAGTGATAGCTTCACTTTAACAGGAGCGGCATTAGTTAATAACGGTTCGGTAAATGGAGGAACGGGAACAGATAGTTTAACCGTTGATTATACTAATGCTTCTTTTAGCTATATAGGATATGACAATCTCGGCATTAGCAATGATAGTTCAGGCATCTATGGTAGTTACTATGCTAAATACTATGGAATACAAAGATTACTACGCTACAGTAATATTGAGCAATTTAACATCACTGGAACCGCTCAAAATGACAACCTGACAAGTTTAGTGGGTCAGTACACTTTGAACGGAGGAGGGGGAAATGATACCCTCAGTGGGAAAACTGGAGACTACCTTGATGGAGGAACAGGAACAGATCTACTTAATCTCGATTTAGGCAGTACCACAACAAACTGGAGTTTAAACTGGGGATTAGCTAATAATCAATTAAGCGGAGATAGCAATACTCAAGTTAAGAATTTTGAAAATATCGGCACGATAACAACTGGTAGTGGTAGTGATAGCTTCACTTTAACAGGAGCGGCATTAGTTAGTAACGGTTCGGTAAATGGAGGAACGGGAACAGATAGTATAACCGTTGACTATACTAATGCTTCTTTTACCTATTTAGGATATGAGAATCTCGGCATTAGCAATGATAGTTCAGGCATCTATGGGAGTTACTATGGTAAATACTATGGAACAGGACAGAAATTACTGCGCTACAGCAATATTGAGCAATTTAACATCACTGGAACCTCTCAAAATGACAACCTGACAAGTTTAGTGGGTCAGTATATTTTAAACGGAGGAGGGGGAAATGATACCCTCAGTGGGAAAACCGGAGACTACCTTGATGGAGGAACAGGAACAGATCTACTTAATCTCGATTTAGGCAGTACCACAACAAACTGGAGTTTAAACTGGGGATTAGCTAATAATCAATTAAGTGGTGACAGCAATACTCAAGTTAAAAATTTTGAAAGTATCGGCACGATAACAACTGGTAGTGGTAGTGATAGCTTCACTTTAACAGGAGCGGCATTAGTTAGTAACGGTTCGGTAAATGGAGGAACGGGAACAGATAGTATAACCGTTGACTATACTAATGCTTCTTTTACCTATTTAGGATATGAGAATCTCGGCATTAGCAATGATAGTTCAGGCATCTATGGGAGTTACTATGGTAAATACTATGGAACAGGACAGAAATTACTGCGCTACAGCAATATTGAGCAATTTAACATCACTGGAACCTCTCAAAATGACAACCTGACAAGTTTAGTGGGTCAGTATATTTTAAACGGAGGAGGGGGAAATGATACCCTCAGTGGGAAAACCGGAGACTACCTTGATGGAGGAACAGGAACAGATCTACTTAATCTCGATTTAGGCAGTACCACAACAAACTGGAGTTTAAACTGGGGATTAGCTAATAATCAATTAAGTGGTGACAGCAATACTCAAGTTAAAAATTTTGAAAGTATCGGCACGATAACAACCGGTAGTGGTAATGATAGCTTCACTTTAACAGGAGCGGCATTAGTTAGTAACGGTTCGGTAAATGGAGGAACGGGAACAGATAGTATAACCGTTGACTATACTAATGCTTCTTTTACCTATTTAGGATATGAGAATCTCGGCATTAGCAATGATAGTTCAGGCATCTATGGGAGTTATTATGGTAAATACTATGGAACAGGACAGAAATTACTGCGCTACAGCAATATTGAGCAATTTAACATCACCGGCACTAGCTCTAATGACAACTTAACAGGATTTGATAACGCCGACACCATTATAGGCGGCACAGGAAACGACACCCTCAAAGGCGGCGCAGGTAACGACGTTATTATCGGAGTCAACCCTTATACAGCAACCCCAGGATTAAATGAAATTGACATTATCGACGGCGGCGCAGGAAGCGACACCATTATTCTCGGTAACAACACTCAATATTTTTATGATGATAACAGCACCACCTCTTCGGGAACTGGGAACTATGCCCGCATCCAAAACTTCAACAAAACCGAAGACTTTATCCAACTATACGGGTCTAAAACTAATTATCGCCTAGCCGCTTCACCCATAAACGGGATTACAGGAACAGCCATTTATCGCGTTAAAACATTACCTGAACCCGATGAACTCATTGCCATCATTGAAGGGGTAGCCGTTGCCGATTTAAACCTGAATTCCAGCTATTTCGTGCAAACAATAGACGAAATCGCCTTTAGTGCCGCTAACTTCCGTACTGGAGAAGACGGAACAACTAATGCTGTTGTTACCCTTACTCGTACCCTAGGTAACCGAGGGCAAGTTAATGTTACCCTTAACCTCAATGACGGAACAGCTACCGCAGGACTTGATTATAATAACACTCCGATTCAAGCCGTCTTTGCCGAAGGAGAAAGCCAAAAAACGGTTCTTATTCCCATTACCGATGACACCCTATATGAAGGGAATGAAACCATTAACTTAAGTTTTACTATCACCAGTTCCCCCAGTGGAACAACAACAGGCACAATAGGTACAGCAACCTTAACCATTGTTGAAGAACCTGTTATCAATTTTAGTGTTGTTAACTACACTGTCGATGAAGGGGGAACAATACAAGTTACTGTCAATCGTACAGGTAGCACAGATGGAGAAGTCGGCGCAACCCTTTCCTTATCCGATGGTACAGCAACATCTCCAGGGGATTATGATAATACTCCCATTAACATCACTTTTGCCCCAGGTGAAACCACCAAAAACATTACCCTTACTATACCTGATGATTTTTTAGAGTCAGAATTTGAGTTTTTAGAAACTGTTAATCTTAGCTTAAGTAATCCTACAGGTAATGCTACAATTGGAACTCAAAATACAGCAACATTAGTTATCAGTCCTAATTTAACTTTAAATGGGGTCGCCAAATTAACTACTGGAGTCAATGGAATATCCCCCGTTCTTCGTTTAACCGATAACCTTAGTCAGAGTGGGGGAGCATTTGTTACTAATCCTATTTCTTTAGCAGATGATGTTTCTTTTAGCACTTTCTTCGAGTTTCAAATTAGCAATCCTCAAGGTGTTTCTGATCTTGATGGGCAAGGTGCTGATGGATTAGTTTTTGTCATACAAACAATCGCTAATAATGTTGGTGGTGGTGGTGGTGGAATAGGTTATGAAGGAATTAACAAAAGTCTGGGAATCGAATTTGACACTTTTAATAATGGAGGAATTGACGACAATAGCGGCAATCATGTTGGGATTAATCTTAATGGAAATATTGATTCAGTTGCGCTTCAACCTATTCCTACCCGTTTGAATAATGGTAATGTTTGGAGAGCTTGGGTAGATTACAATGGCAGTACAAATATTTTGGAAGTCCGTTTAGCCCAAACTAATCAACGACCTGTTGATCCGTTATTAACTTATAGTGTTGATTTACTTACAGTTTTAGGACAAAAAAATGCCTTTATTGGTTTTACTTCCGGTACAGGAGCAGCAAGTGGAATTCATGATATTTTAGATTGGAAATTTAATACTTCGTATAATCCTATTGGCTCAGGTATTTTAGCTTTTAGCAACTCAGAATTTA